The nucleotide window taaaataaattgaatatgcGATACTCACTTGTGGAATAGATTTCGGCGACTTGTTGGCAAAGTATTGTGCAATAGTGTCGTAGAATGCGTTGTTTCGTTTGATCTGGCTGTTTTGATGTCCATGAGAATATGTGTTTTGCGCAGGTCGGGGCATCACAACTTCCTTATCACCAGCTTTAGGCGTGACGACTTCAGTAACCGGGGCGGCCGTTGTCACTTTTACACTTCTTTTGTTTCCATTCCAGTTAATAAATCCATCATCAGATGCGTAGTCATCGTCATCGAATCTTGGTACTGTTTTAGGAACGTGGTAGAGGGGCTTCCCCGCTAAAGCCTTCAGCTCCCGGACGTCCTCGTCTTCGACATCGCGTTCTTCGTAATCAACAGGCGGGAAGGCTGCGCGGGCATTCTCGCGCCGACGTTGCGCGTCTTGGGCCATTTGGGTAAGGATCAAATTGTCGAGGAATGCTGCACTGACGTCATCAACATCGTTGGTTTGCCAGCGGGGCGTGGTGTCGCTCTCAAACCAAGTCTCTTGTCCGATGGGGAGAGCCGCTAGTCTTTCTTCTTGCCTCTTAGGTGCTTCGTTGGCTACGAAGTGGCCATATGGGTCGTAGAAATACGGGTAAGGAACTTGACCGTGAATTTCGGGTACACTGATAGCCGGAGTATCATAGTAGTACTGCACTTTCGGTGCATAGTAGTAT belongs to Anticarsia gemmatalis isolate Benzon Research Colony breed Stoneville strain chromosome 9, ilAntGemm2 primary, whole genome shotgun sequence and includes:
- the LOC142975612 gene encoding uncharacterized protein LOC142975612 yields the protein MCNMRLSSLRLLTVFLCYLVANAKAYPMQGWPMYPQASREYPDDEYYYAPKVQYYYDTPAISVPEIHGQVPYPYFYDPYGHFVANEAPKRQEERLAALPIGQETWFESDTTPRWQTNDVDDVSAAFLDNLILTQMAQDAQRRRENARAAFPPVDYEERDVEDEDVRELKALAGKPLYHVPKTVPRFDDDDYASDDGFINWNGNKRSVKVTTAAPVTEVVTPKAGDKEVVMPRPAQNTYSHGHQNSQIKRNNAFYDTIAQYFANKSPKSIPQDSAKGRRIEKRFVSDDSDLVVELRGLKHRIAT